The window AGCCGGCCGATCAGGAGGAGCACGAGGGCGGGCTTCAGGCCGCCTATGCCGGGCCTGGATATTTGGTCCAGTCCGGCGAGTTCTCCGGCTTGGATCATGAGACGGCCAAGACCAGAATCACGGAGCACCTGGCCGAAAAGGGTCTGGGAGAAAAGGCGGTCAACTACCGGCTCCGGGACTGGAATATCTCCAGGCAGCGCTACTGGGGCGCGCCCATCCCGGTGGTCTACTGCGAAAAGTGCGGGGCGGTCCCGGTCCGGGAAGATGATCTGCCGGTTGTCCTGCCCACAGGTGTGCAGACCCGGCCGGACGGCCGTTCTCCATTGCCGGAAACCGAGGATTTTGTTCAGACCACCTGCCCTGCATGCGGCGGCCCGGCCCGCAGGGAAACAGACACCATGGATACCTTTGTGGAGTCCAGCTGGTATTTTGCCCGCTACACATCGGCCAAGCTGGACAATGCCCCCTTCGATCCCCGGGAGCTGTCCTACTGGATGCCGGTTGATCAGTACATAGGGGGCATTGAACACGCCATCCTGCACCTGCTGTATGCCCGGTTCTTCACCAAGGCCCTGCGGGATCTGGGCTACCTGGAGCACAGCGAACCCTTCGCCAATCTGCTGACCCAGGGCATGGTCCTCAAAGACGGGGCCAAGATGAGCAAGTCCAAGGGCAATATCGTTGACCCCAACGAGATGCTGGACCGATTCGGGGCGGACACCACCAGGCTGTTCACCCTGTTCGCCGCTCCCCCGGAGAAGGATCTGGACTGGAACGATCAGGGAGTGGAGGGCGCCCACCGGTTTTTGCACCGCATGTGGCGCCTGCATGATCAGCTGTCTCCGTTGCTCACCCCCATCGGCCCCTGCGCCCGGCTGGAGGACGGTGAGCTGTCCACGACCGGCCGCGACCTGCGGCGCAAGGAACACGAGTCCCTGCTCAAGATCAGCAGGGATCTGGAACAGGAGTTTCAGTTCAATACCTGCATTGCCGCGGTCATGGAGCTGACCAATGCGGTCAGTGCGGCCTACGATGAGCTGAGCCGGACTGAGAGCGGCCGCAAGGTCCTTTCCTCGGCCTGGTCCACCGCTCTTCTCTGTCTGTACCCCATGACCCCGCATATCTGCGAAGAGCTGTGGGCCATGACCGGCTACGACCATTGCCTTGCGGCCAGGTCCTGGCCGGAGCACGATCCGCAGGCATTGCACAAAGACGAGGTCACCATCGTTGTCCAGGTCAACGGCAAGCTCAGGGGCAGGATCTCGGTCCCTGCCCAGGCGGAGCAGGAAGACATCAAGGCCCTGGCCCTGGACAACGAGAACGTCCAGCGGCACATCCAGGACAAAGAGGTGAAAAAGGTCATCGTTGTCCCGGAGAAGCTGGTCAATGTGGTTGTGGGGTGAGGGGCCAAGCGATGAGATTACGATATGCAGTCCGTATCTGGGTGGTTGGCGTTCTCCTCGCGGTTCTCCCTGCCTGCGGGTATCACCTCTCCTCATCCGTTCCCATCGAGATGCCCCATGGGATCACCAGCCTGTACATCGACCGGGTGGAAAACCCTAGCACCGAGCCATGGATCGAATCCCGGCTGATATCCGAGGTCCGGGACGAGTTCAC is drawn from Desulfovermiculus halophilus DSM 18834 and contains these coding sequences:
- the leuS gene encoding leucine--tRNA ligase: MSQYHAVQIEQKWQERWEKDNLFAARADTEQEKYYVLEMFPYPSGRIHMGHVRVYTIGDVIARFKWMKGYNVLHPMGWDAFGLPAENAAIKNNTHPAKWTYANIDEMRSQLKRLGYSLDWDRELATCDPSYYRWEQLFFLKLWDKGLVYRKQAPVNWCPDCQTVLANEQVEDGECWRCGSMVENKELAQWFVRITAYADELLDDLKTLRSGWPERVRIMQENWIGRSLGAEIDFPVQGGDENIRVFTTRPDTLYGATFMSLAPEYPLIEELVRGKPQEEEVTAFVRRMQATDRSVRTAEDTEKEGVFTGAYCINPVTGEPIPVYVANFVLMEYGTGAVMAVPAHDQRDFEFAGKYGLEIREVIKPADQEEHEGGLQAAYAGPGYLVQSGEFSGLDHETAKTRITEHLAEKGLGEKAVNYRLRDWNISRQRYWGAPIPVVYCEKCGAVPVREDDLPVVLPTGVQTRPDGRSPLPETEDFVQTTCPACGGPARRETDTMDTFVESSWYFARYTSAKLDNAPFDPRELSYWMPVDQYIGGIEHAILHLLYARFFTKALRDLGYLEHSEPFANLLTQGMVLKDGAKMSKSKGNIVDPNEMLDRFGADTTRLFTLFAAPPEKDLDWNDQGVEGAHRFLHRMWRLHDQLSPLLTPIGPCARLEDGELSTTGRDLRRKEHESLLKISRDLEQEFQFNTCIAAVMELTNAVSAAYDELSRTESGRKVLSSAWSTALLCLYPMTPHICEELWAMTGYDHCLAARSWPEHDPQALHKDEVTIVVQVNGKLRGRISVPAQAEQEDIKALALDNENVQRHIQDKEVKKVIVVPEKLVNVVVG